GTGCGATACTCGACACGCTGCGAAACCTCGACTATCTCCCCAGAAATGTGCGAACGAGACTTAAACAGCTTGAAAGACACATCGGAAACCACTATCGTACTGCGGGTGAAAAGCCAACCGTGGAAGAGATAATCGAAAACAGTGATTTCAGTGAACAGGAAGTTTACCGCCTTCTCGAACTTATGGAAAATGATAAAATCCTCTCTCTGGACGAATCTGTGGGACCTGAAGGGGATACAAGCCTTGTTGACTTTATCAAAAGCACAGGACTGACACCGGAAGACGAAGCTCTTAAAACCAGACTCGTGGACACTCTCGGTGAGGAGATTGAAAACCTTAGCGAAAAAGAGAAATATGTCGTTTCTCTCTATTACTATGAAGAGCTCACAATGAAAGAAATTGCCATGGTTCTGGGTATTACAGAATCAAGGGTTTCACAGATACATTCCGCTGCAACTGCAAAACTGAAAAAGAAACTCAAAGAATTCTATTAGATATTACGCAGGAGACAATTAATGCCCAAAGTTAAGCTGCTGATTGTGGATGACTCCGCATTCATGAGAAAAGCCATAGAAAATATGGTAAAAAAAGACCCCGAAATCGTTATTGTCGGTACAGCAAAAAACGGTATAGAGGCTGTGGAGCAGGTTAAAACACTCAGACCTGACGTTATAACTCTTGATATAGAAATGCCCCGCATGGACGGTCTCACTGCTCTGCAAAAAATCATGGCGGAAAATCCCCTTCCGGTGATTATGGTCAGCTCCCTCACAACAGAAGGTGCAGAAGCAACACTTAAAGCTCTGGATCTAGGAGCTGTGGACTTCATCCCTAAAGATAAGTCATTTGCCAGTTTCGGCGTTATGAAGATAGAGGATCAGCTCATCGCAAAGGTGAAGGGCTTCGGTGCGAAAAAGATGTTTTTCAGAAGACCATCACTCGCAAGACCTTCTATGCCTTCATCAACTATAACCAAACCGACTACACCACCCAGACCTGCACCAAAGATAACTTCCAAAAAGAAGCTGGTTATCATAGGTACATCAACAGGAGGTCCGCAGTCACTTCAGAAAGTAATACCTCTGCTTCCGGGAGACCTCGGTGTCCCGATACTTGTTGTGCAGCATATGCCTCCGAATTTTACAAAATCACTAGCTCAGAGGCTTAATTCCCTCAGCAAGCTCACGGTGCTTGAAGCACAAGGGAAAGAGAAGCTTGAGCCGAACCATGTGTACATAGCAAAAGGCGGAACCCACATGAAGATAAAAAAGATGGGACCGCACTTCTATACAGAAGTCGGAACTGAACCGTCAAATACACTGCACATACCAAGCGTGGATGTAACAGCAGCATCTGTTGCAGAGACAATAGGACGTGACGCACTTGGCGTTATAATGACAGGCATGGGGAGCGACGGCATGAAAGGTCTCCAGCTCCTTAAGCTGAAGGGCGGCAGTGTGATAGCTCAGGATGAAGAATCCTGTATAGTCTACGGTATGCCCAGAGCTGTAGTGGAAGCAGGATTTAATGACGAAGTTGTGCCTCTTACTGAAATTTATCAGCGTATAGTGGCATATTGCAGATAGCGTTTTTAATAAGTTTTACATAATCAGGAGCAAACAGGTAACAAATGGCAGATATTCTAAGTCAAGAGGAGATTGACGCTCTACTCTCTACAGTTTCCACAGATGAGGAGATCGCAGATGAGAAAGTTGAGCAGTTAGACTTCGTCCCAAAGAAGATATCTGTCTATGACTTCCGGAGACCCGACCGTGTAAGCAAGGAACAGCTCCGCTCAATACGCAACCTGCACGATAAATTTGCACGGAATTTTTCCTCTACACTTTCAAACTACCTGCGTACGATCACCGACATAACACTCACATCCGTAGACCAGATGACATACGGTGAATTCCTCATGTCTCTGCCTGACCCCACAAGTTTTAACATCATCTCTATGATCCCCATGGAAGGGAATGCAGTGCTTGAGATAAATCCTTCGCTCGTTTTCCCGATTGTTGACAAGCTTCTGGGAGGAACTGGCAAGCCGCTTTTCCAGACGAGAGAACTTACAAGTCTGGAACAGCACATAATGGACGGTATATTAGGTCTCATCCTAAAAGATCTCGAAGAGGTCTGGAGGCAGATAATCCCTAACATACGGCTCAAAAAAGAACTGAGTGAAAACAGCCCGCATATCATACAGATTGTTTCTCAGAACGAAGTTGTTATACTTGTAGTTTGTGAAGTCAAGTTCGGCGAGGTTCTCGGTATGATGAACCTCTGCATCCCTGCGATAGTTCTTGAACCGGTTCTGGGTAAAATAAGCTCCAGCGACTGGTTAATAGGTGCTAAGAAAGGACTTCAGGGGGAGAAGGAAGACGAGATTATGCATATGCTTAACGATACTGAGGTTCCGACAAGCATCTATCTCGGTCACAATAAACTTACGATCGAAGATGTTCTGGGGCTTCAGAACGGAGACCTGGTTATGTTTAACGTGAAACAGGACAGACCTGTTGAAATACACTTTAACAACAAACAGAAATTCCTCGGCGAGGTCGGTACTCTCGGGGTTAAAAAAGCAGTTAAGATCACACAATTTATAACGGAGTCAGACGATGAAAACCCCGCTGAGTGAAAACAGGCACAGCACATTCACAGATGTGGCTAAGGAAGTGTTCCAGTCCACACTGAACAGTATGTTCGACAAAGATATCAAAGTGTCCTTTTCTGAAGTTTCCAGCGGTGGTCCGGATGATCTCGCAGGCGGCTACGAAGGACAGGTGCTTATTATTGTCACTGAAGAAAAATCAGGACTTGAAGCCGGTCTGATGTTTAAAACAGCAGACATAACATTTCTGACAAATCTAATGATGATGATGGATGAGCCAGGTAAGGAATCTCTAGAAGACGACGACAAAGACGCAATAAAAGAGCTGGCGTCCCAGGCTCTCGCTGCTGTCACTGTGCCTCTTGAGGAAAAAACTCAGGTTAAAGTGTCTTTCAGAATAGACGATGTAATGGTTAATGATGCTCCCGCACTTTTTCAGTCAGATGCTTATATGATAATTGATGCAGACCTCGGGATAGGTGACCAGAATACCACATTCCGTTTCTACACCGACATAAATCTTATGAATCTTTTCGGCGGCGGAGACGATGAGGAACCAGATTTCGGCTCAGCGTTCACGTTCCCAGAAGATGACGATGAACCCGCTACTGGAGGGTTTGGAGGCGGATATGGCGGAGGTTCTCCATCCAATCTGGATCTCCTGCTTGATATCGATGTTCCGGTTAGTGTAAAAATGGGCTCTACAAAAATGTTTTTAAAGGATATACTAACTATGGGATCAGGGAATATCATCGAACTGGACGAGTCCGCTGACGAACCTGTTGAACTTGTTATTAATAATAAAGTCATCGCCAGAGGCGAGGTTGTCATTGTTGATGGTTATTTTGGTTTCCGAATTAAAGAAATTGTCAGTCGTGCAGAAAGAATTAAAAAATTAAAAGATTGACACAGTGTAGTATTTTGGAAATAATATAAGATAAGAGAAACAAGGTGGAGGACCAGAAATGGCTCACGAACACGTTATAATAACAGTGGATGATTCTTCTACCATGAGAAGAATTATAAAAAACACCCTCACGAAGCTTGGATTCACCAATGTTCTTGAAGCTGCTAATGGTGTTGAAGGTCTTGATGTGCTTGCGAAAAACGACGTTGATATGATAATCACAGACTGGAATATGCCCGAAATGGACGGACTCACCTTTGTAAAGACTATCCGTTCAAAAGAGGAATATAAAGAAACTCCTATTCTGATGGTTACAACGGAAGCCGCAAAAGAAGACATCCTGACAGCACTCAGAAGCGGTGTGAACAACTATGTTGTTAAACCTTTCACACCGGACACTCTTCAGGAAAAGGTGAATAAGCTCCTCGGTATTTGATGATGTCTGCATACAAAGACATTAATGAGCTTCTGGATATTGCCAGAAGTATAAATGAAGGAAATTATGACGTTGCCAGTGTTGATGTTAACGCTGAAAACGAATTATTTCATATCGCCCAGTATTTCAGCGAATCTATAGAAAAACTCCAGACAGTTTATGACACCGTTGAGGACAGCTATGAAGACCTGCCCGGCTTCGAAGACACGCTAAAAGCTATAATCAGCGATGCAAAAACCGCCTCAGAGAATGTTCTGAGCTGTGTGGACAAAATCACTTTTGTCGGTGATGATATACGTGACAACCTTAAAACCCTTAAGACCCAGGTAGAGGCAAAAAAGTTCGCCCAGACAAGCGGGATAATTGACAGACTGAGAGATAAAGCCCTCTCAGGTCAGGATTCATCGTTTGATATTATTGCTTCACTTGAATTTCAGGACATTACCAAGCAAAAAATCGATAAGCTTGTTAAAATAATATACGACCTTCAGGAAAGACTTTCTCACCTGGTAATAATGTACGGCGTTAAAGAAGATAAGATAGACATTGAGGCGCTGGACAAGATCAAATCGAAGAAAGACCTTTTGGAGGATCAGAACCTTGTTGATGAACTTATGAAAGAGTTCGGTCAGTAAGATCTCTGGAGGAAAGCATGAACAACAACGATATGCAGGATCTTGTACAGGATTTTATTCTGGAAACTGAAGAAATCATAGAAGCTCTTGATCACGACCTTGTTGAACTTGAAACACGTAAAAACGATCTTGATCTGCTTAATAAAATATTCAGAGGCGCACATACCATGAAAGGTGCGTCGTCATTTCTGGGTTTCGACAAAATGAGCGGGGTCACCCACCACGCAGAAGAAATCCTTAACAAACTTAGAAAAAATGAAATTTCCGTCACACCAGGCATTATGGATATTCTGCTTGAGTTCGTAGACATAACAAAAACCATAATCGTTGACATCAAAAACGGTACAGACGTTGCAGATGTTACTGACCTTATCAACAGGCTCAAACTTGCAAATGAAGGAAAGCTCCCCGGAGCGTCAGATGCAACAAGATCCGGAGCTCCCGAGGCACCGCAGAAAAATGTTGAGCAGGTGAAAAAAGCAGCGATGTCCATTGAACAGACTATCCGTGTGGATGTTTCCAGACTGGACTCTCTGATGAACCTTGTTGGTGAACTCGTTCTCTCCCGTAACCGTATCGGGCAGATCTCCGGAGATCTCGAAAAGAAATTCGAAGGGGAATTCCTCATTGAGCAACTCATGGAAACCACATCGCAAATAGGACTCATCACGACTGAACTACAGCTTGCTGTAATGAAAACAAGAATGGTTCCTATCGGCAAAGTCTTCAATAAGTTCCCAAGAATGGTTCGTGACCTCTGCCGTGATATGGGCAAAGATGTTGATCTTGTCATATCAGGGGAAGAGACAGAACTTGATAAATCTGTTGTCGAAGAGATAGGGGATCCGCTTATCCACATGATCAGAAACTCTGTGGATCACGGTGTTGAAGTACCTGAAATCAGACGTAAAAGAGGCAAACCTGACAAGGGGATTGTTAACCTCTCCGCATATCACGAAGGGAACCACATTGTCGTTGAGATCAAAGATGACGGTGCAGGGATGGATGCAGAGGTTCTCAAAGCGAAGGCCGTTGAAAAGGGCGTCATCACTATTGATGAGGCTAAGAACCTTGACAATGAATCAGCTTACGGTCTCGTTTTTAAACCCGGTTTCTCCACCGCAGCCCAGATCACAGACGTTTCCGGACGTGGCGTGGGCATGGATGTGGTTAAAACTAACATAGAAAAACTTAACGGTATCATCAACATTGAGTCAGAGTTAGGACACGGGACACGTTTCCGTCTGAAACTTCCTCTCACACTCGCAATTATACAAGCGCTGCTTGTTGATGTCTCCGGAGAAATATTTGCTATCCCTCTTGTTTCAGTTATCGAAACAGTACGCATTAAAGAGACTGAAATTCACAGCTTTGAAGGGCGCGAGGTTCTTAAACTAAGAGACTCCGTTCTCTCGCTTATCAGACTTGACGAAATATACGAACTTCAGGAATCACTCAATGATGACATATACGTTGTTGTTGTGGGGCTTGCTGAAAAGAGACTTGGATTTGTTGTTAATAAACTTGTAGGACAAGAAGAAATTGTCATCAAATCCCTAGGCGACTACCTCAGCGGCAATGAAGGCATCGCAGGCGCAACCATTATGGGTGACGGACGCGTTAGACTTATCATAGACGTTGCCGGCGTTATGGAGATAGCTACTAAAATGCCGCGCAGGTTCAGGAAGAAAAAAACTGAATCAACAACAACCAAAAGAAACGATAAAATAACAGCTCTTATAGTGGACGACTCTGCCACTGACAGAAAAATAATAAACAGGCTTCTGACATCCACCGGATGGATAGAAAGCAAAGAGGTAACCAGCGGTAAAGACCTTATCAAAGTTTTTGAAAAGGTTGATCCGGATATAATTATCACAGACATAATGATGCCTGAAATGGATGGGTATGAAGTAGCCAAAGCCCTAAGAGAAAAGGGTTTTGAAAAACCTATCATAGCTATCTCCGGTCGGTCTGAAATATCCGAGAGGAAAAAAATCTCTGCTGCAGGGATCGACGCCTTTCTGCTGAAACCTGTCAACCTGCAGTCTATGCTGGATAAAATTGATGAGCTTATGGCGAATTCTCGTAATAAGTAGCGCATTAACCCTTATATCAATCTCAGCATTTGCCGATATATATATTTACGAGGTGGTCACTGAAACCAAACGGTTTCAAACCGCCTCAAAAATGAAACCGAACACTTTTCTCAAATACCAGGGCGGAAGCGATGTTGTCTACGAACTTATCGTTGTTGATAAAATAAAAGGTGATAACTTTGAAGAAGCAGCCAAACAATACAGGCTCGATGAAAACAACTACCGTGCCCTCTCTCCTAAGGCTTCTAAGCGCCCTGATAATTTTCGCCGCTTTATCTGGTGGCGCTAGCTACGCAGCGGAAAGGCAAAAATATAAGATCATCGTAACCC
This window of the Denitrovibrio acetiphilus DSM 12809 genome carries:
- the fliM gene encoding flagellar motor switch protein FliM, with protein sequence MADILSQEEIDALLSTVSTDEEIADEKVEQLDFVPKKISVYDFRRPDRVSKEQLRSIRNLHDKFARNFSSTLSNYLRTITDITLTSVDQMTYGEFLMSLPDPTSFNIISMIPMEGNAVLEINPSLVFPIVDKLLGGTGKPLFQTRELTSLEQHIMDGILGLILKDLEEVWRQIIPNIRLKKELSENSPHIIQIVSQNEVVILVVCEVKFGEVLGMMNLCIPAIVLEPVLGKISSSDWLIGAKKGLQGEKEDEIMHMLNDTEVPTSIYLGHNKLTIEDVLGLQNGDLVMFNVKQDRPVEIHFNNKQKFLGEVGTLGVKKAVKITQFITESDDENPAE
- a CDS encoding protein-glutamate methylesterase/protein-glutamine glutaminase — protein: MPKVKLLIVDDSAFMRKAIENMVKKDPEIVIVGTAKNGIEAVEQVKTLRPDVITLDIEMPRMDGLTALQKIMAENPLPVIMVSSLTTEGAEATLKALDLGAVDFIPKDKSFASFGVMKIEDQLIAKVKGFGAKKMFFRRPSLARPSMPSSTITKPTTPPRPAPKITSKKKLVIIGTSTGGPQSLQKVIPLLPGDLGVPILVVQHMPPNFTKSLAQRLNSLSKLTVLEAQGKEKLEPNHVYIAKGGTHMKIKKMGPHFYTEVGTEPSNTLHIPSVDVTAASVAETIGRDALGVIMTGMGSDGMKGLQLLKLKGGSVIAQDEESCIVYGMPRAVVEAGFNDEVVPLTEIYQRIVAYCR
- a CDS encoding sigma-70 family RNA polymerase sigma factor, coding for MTGYGAAAGSNRFSREEKDKIILEFMPRIKSWVLRISTTLPDTVDVDDLYSSACLGLIESLERFDKDRNVNFYTFGERRIKGAILDTLRNLDYLPRNVRTRLKQLERHIGNHYRTAGEKPTVEEIIENSDFSEQEVYRLLELMENDKILSLDESVGPEGDTSLVDFIKSTGLTPEDEALKTRLVDTLGEEIENLSEKEKYVVSLYYYEELTMKEIAMVLGITESRVSQIHSAATAKLKKKLKEFY
- a CDS encoding hybrid sensor histidine kinase/response regulator, whose amino-acid sequence is MNNNDMQDLVQDFILETEEIIEALDHDLVELETRKNDLDLLNKIFRGAHTMKGASSFLGFDKMSGVTHHAEEILNKLRKNEISVTPGIMDILLEFVDITKTIIVDIKNGTDVADVTDLINRLKLANEGKLPGASDATRSGAPEAPQKNVEQVKKAAMSIEQTIRVDVSRLDSLMNLVGELVLSRNRIGQISGDLEKKFEGEFLIEQLMETTSQIGLITTELQLAVMKTRMVPIGKVFNKFPRMVRDLCRDMGKDVDLVISGEETELDKSVVEEIGDPLIHMIRNSVDHGVEVPEIRRKRGKPDKGIVNLSAYHEGNHIVVEIKDDGAGMDAEVLKAKAVEKGVITIDEAKNLDNESAYGLVFKPGFSTAAQITDVSGRGVGMDVVKTNIEKLNGIINIESELGHGTRFRLKLPLTLAIIQALLVDVSGEIFAIPLVSVIETVRIKETEIHSFEGREVLKLRDSVLSLIRLDEIYELQESLNDDIYVVVVGLAEKRLGFVVNKLVGQEEIVIKSLGDYLSGNEGIAGATIMGDGRVRLIIDVAGVMEIATKMPRRFRKKKTESTTTKRNDKITALIVDDSATDRKIINRLLTSTGWIESKEVTSGKDLIKVFEKVDPDIIITDIMMPEMDGYEVAKALREKGFEKPIIAISGRSEISERKKISAAGIDAFLLKPVNLQSMLDKIDELMANSRNK
- a CDS encoding response regulator, yielding MAHEHVIITVDDSSTMRRIIKNTLTKLGFTNVLEAANGVEGLDVLAKNDVDMIITDWNMPEMDGLTFVKTIRSKEEYKETPILMVTTEAAKEDILTALRSGVNNYVVKPFTPDTLQEKVNKLLGI
- the fliN gene encoding flagellar motor switch protein FliN, which translates into the protein MKTPLSENRHSTFTDVAKEVFQSTLNSMFDKDIKVSFSEVSSGGPDDLAGGYEGQVLIIVTEEKSGLEAGLMFKTADITFLTNLMMMMDEPGKESLEDDDKDAIKELASQALAAVTVPLEEKTQVKVSFRIDDVMVNDAPALFQSDAYMIIDADLGIGDQNTTFRFYTDINLMNLFGGGDDEEPDFGSAFTFPEDDDEPATGGFGGGYGGGSPSNLDLLLDIDVPVSVKMGSTKMFLKDILTMGSGNIIELDESADEPVELVINNKVIARGEVVIVDGYFGFRIKEIVSRAERIKKLKD
- a CDS encoding protein phosphatase CheZ; this translates as MMSAYKDINELLDIARSINEGNYDVASVDVNAENELFHIAQYFSESIEKLQTVYDTVEDSYEDLPGFEDTLKAIISDAKTASENVLSCVDKITFVGDDIRDNLKTLKTQVEAKKFAQTSGIIDRLRDKALSGQDSSFDIIASLEFQDITKQKIDKLVKIIYDLQERLSHLVIMYGVKEDKIDIEALDKIKSKKDLLEDQNLVDELMKEFGQ